The sequence CATGGACCGCGGCGACTACACCTCGGGCATCTTCAACGAGCTTGCGTTCGCGCTGGCCGCTGAAGCCATCATGGCGGTTGAGATCCCACGCCGCGCCCAGTGGCTGCGCGTGCTGCTGTCCGAGCTCAACCGCATCGCGAGCCACCTCGTCTGGTACGGCACCTTTGGCCTGGATACCGGGGCTATGGGCCAGTTCCTCTACGCGGTCCGCGACCGCGAGCAGCTCCTCGACATCCTCGAGGACATCACCGGGCAACGCATGATGTTCAACTACGTGCGACCGGGCGGCGTGGTGGCCGACATTACCACCACCGCTGAGCCCAAGATCAGAGCATTCCTCGCCACGATCGACGGCTACCTCGACGAGCACGAAGCGCTGCTGGGCGGAAACGAGATATTCCAGGGCCGCACCCGGGGTGTGGGCGTGTTCGAGCGCCCGATGGCAGCGGGATTCGGATTGACCGGCGCCAACCTGCGTGCCAGTGGCTTGGGCTTTGATGTGCGCAAGGACCGGCCCTACGCCGCTTACGAGGAGATGGACTTCTCGGTACCTCTTGCGACCGAGGGCGACTGCTATGCACGCTACCTCGTGCGCATGGGGGAGCTTCGGCAGGCGGTGCGCATCGTGCGCCAGTGCATCGACGGGCTTCCCGAAGGCGAGCACACGGCCAAGGTGCCCAAGGTGATCCGCCCGCCGGTTGGGGAGGCGTACGCCGCCGTGGAGTCGCCGCGCGGTGAACTGGGCGTGCATCTGATCTCTGACGGGACCGAGAACCCGTACCGCATGCGCTACCGCCCACCGGCGCTCTACGCCCTGCAGGCTGCCGAGGCCATTTTGCCGGGCGTGCTGCTGGCCGACGCCGTCGTCATCTTGGGCAGCGTCGACATCGTGTTGGGGGAGATCGACCGATGAGCCCCCTTCTCATAGCCGTGCTTCGCGTGCTGGCTGCCGTGGGACTTATGCTCCTGAACGGCGTGGTGCTCATCTACATGCTCAGAAAGGTCCTGGGCCATCTGCACCTGCGGCTTGGGCCGACCGAGCTGGGTCCGGCCGGCATGTTCCAGACGACGGCCGACGTGCTCAAGCTCCTCACGAAAGAGGACCCCACCCCCGGCAAGGTCGACCGCACGCTGTACTTCCTGGCACCGATGATCGTCTTCGTGCCGTCGCTTGCCGCCTACGCGGCCATTCCGTTCTCTGAGACGGCGGTCGCCGCCGACCTCGACGCGGGCCTGCTCTACACCTTCGCCATCCTCTCCCTCGTGCCGCTGGGCATCTTCGCGGCCGGCTGGGCCAGCTACAACAAGTGGTCGCTCCTGGGTTCGATGCGCTCGATCGCGCAGCAGGTCACCTACGAGGTGCCCCTGCTACTGGCCGCGCTGCCGCCGGTCATGATCGCCGGGTCGATCAACCTCTCAGACATCGTGCGCGTCCAGCAGGGCTCGCTGTGGTTCATCATCCCGTGCTTCCCGGCCTTCCTACTGTTCTTGGTCGCCGGGCTTGTCGAGTCCAACCAGACGCCGTTTGACATGTCGGAGGCGGAATCCGAGCTGGTGGCCGGCTTTGCCACCGAGTACGCGTCGATGAAGTTCGGGCTGATCTTCCTGTCCGAGTTCAGCAACACCTTCATCTTCTCGGCGCTCATGGTCACGCTGTTCTTCGGCGGCTGGACGCTGCCGTTCGTACCTGACGGGGTGCTGGCGGGCGTGGGTGGTCCGGTCGTATTCATGCTCAAGACCTATCTGGGAATCGCGGTCCTGATGTGGATTCGCGGAACACTGCCCCGGGTGCGCATCGACCAGCTGCTCTCGTTGGGCTGGAAGGTACTGCTCCCCGCGGCCCTCGTGTGGATCGTCGTGACCGGACTTGCGGTCAAGCTCGCGCCGACGCTGTTCGGGGGTGCCTCGTGAGCATCTGGGGCATCGGCATCCTCAACGGGTTGCGCATCACGATGAAGAACATGCTGCGCGGCCCCATCACCGTGAAGTACCCGCACGAGAAGATCGAGCTACCCGAGCGCGCGCGCTGGGCGGTCCAGCTCAAGCTCGACGAGGACGGCGCCCACAAGTGCACCGCGTGCATGGCGTGCGAGCGCGCGTGCCCGGACCACATCATCAAGATCGACGTGACCACCGGCGAGGATCGCAGCAAGCACATCGACCGGTGGGGCTACGAGCTGGGTGCGTGCATGATGTGCGGCCTGTGCGTCGAGTCATGCTCCTTCGACGCGGTTGAGATGGGTCACGACTATGAGCTCGCCACCGTGAACGTGGAAGATCTGGTGACGGCGCTTCTGGTGGATGCGCCCGCGGCCAAGCCCAAGCGCAAGGCGGCTGCCGAGCGGCCCGCTGCGCCTGCCGAACCCGCTGCGCCCGCTGCCCCCGTCGAGCCCGCTGCGCCTACCGAGCCCGCCGACGCGAAGGAGGTCGACGGTGACTGACACCCTCACACTCGTCGCTTTCGGCCTGCTGGCCTTTGCCTGCCTGGCGGGGGCCGTCGGCATGATCACGGCACGAAACGTCGTTCACGCCGCCTACTGCCTGCTTGCGGTCTCGGTGGCCGCCGCAGGGCTCTTCGCACTTCTCGAGGCGCGCTACATCGCGCTGATGCAGGTGCTCGTCTACGCAGGCGCGGTCGCCATCCTGAACCTCTTCACCATCATGATCACGCTGCGCCGGCGAGAAGACGCCGTGCGTCCCCGTGACTTCTCATGGGCCGGCCTGGCGCTCGCCGTGACCTTCTTCGCGGTGGTGGTTGCGGCGGTCGCCGGCGGCACCGTCAGGCAGAGCCCCGACCCCGAGGTGTTCCCCGGAATCCTCGAGTTCGGCGAGAAGCTGTTTGCCCTCGATGGCTGGGTCCTGCCCTTTGAGATCGCTTCGCTCATCCTCACCGCTGCGCTCGTCGGCGCGGTCTGGTGGTCGCGTGAGGGGGAGGAGTGATGGTTCTCGGACTCGAGGCATACCTGCTCCTTGCGGCGGCGCTCTTCTCGATAGGGCTCTACGGCGCCGTGTCCAAGCGCGGAGCGGTGCAGGTGCTCATGTCACTCGAGCTCATGGCCGTGGCCGTTGACTTGAACCTCATCGCGTTCTCGCGCTTCGTGACTCCGGTGGAGATGACGGGGCAGTTCTTCACGGTGTTCGTCATGATCGTCTCGGCTGCCGAGATCGGGCTGGGCCTGGCGCTGGTGTTGGCGATCTTCCGCGCGGCCCGTTCGTCCGAGGTCGACTCCGTGCATGAGCTGAGGGGGTGAGCATGGACTGGGTCGCCCTCATACCGGCTCTTCCCGCAGCGGCGTTCCTCGTCTTGCTCCCGCTTTCCCGCGCCCTGCGCAAGCGCCTGCTCTGGCTGCCGCCGCTTGCTATGTCGGCTTCCGCGGCTCTGGCGCTCGCCGCGTTCGCGCGCGTGTGGCCCGGCGGGCACCACGTAGAGCCTGTGTGGAGCATCGCGTGGCCGCTGGGGCACGTGGGCGGCAAGCCGCTCG is a genomic window of Coriobacteriia bacterium containing:
- a CDS encoding NADH-quinone oxidoreductase subunit D, which codes for MDPRHLVSHAGWLTPNPPTDVEFVPASLKRAPMGVDALDTERLIVNMGPQHPSTHGVLRLLLELDGEEVVAAESVVGYLHRGIEKLAEHRRYNAVGTLMDRGDYTSGIFNELAFALAAEAIMAVEIPRRAQWLRVLLSELNRIASHLVWYGTFGLDTGAMGQFLYAVRDREQLLDILEDITGQRMMFNYVRPGGVVADITTTAEPKIRAFLATIDGYLDEHEALLGGNEIFQGRTRGVGVFERPMAAGFGLTGANLRASGLGFDVRKDRPYAAYEEMDFSVPLATEGDCYARYLVRMGELRQAVRIVRQCIDGLPEGEHTAKVPKVIRPPVGEAYAAVESPRGELGVHLISDGTENPYRMRYRPPALYALQAAEAILPGVLLADAVVILGSVDIVLGEIDR
- the nuoH gene encoding NADH-quinone oxidoreductase subunit NuoH, producing MSPLLIAVLRVLAAVGLMLLNGVVLIYMLRKVLGHLHLRLGPTELGPAGMFQTTADVLKLLTKEDPTPGKVDRTLYFLAPMIVFVPSLAAYAAIPFSETAVAADLDAGLLYTFAILSLVPLGIFAAGWASYNKWSLLGSMRSIAQQVTYEVPLLLAALPPVMIAGSINLSDIVRVQQGSLWFIIPCFPAFLLFLVAGLVESNQTPFDMSEAESELVAGFATEYASMKFGLIFLSEFSNTFIFSALMVTLFFGGWTLPFVPDGVLAGVGGPVVFMLKTYLGIAVLMWIRGTLPRVRIDQLLSLGWKVLLPAALVWIVVTGLAVKLAPTLFGGAS
- a CDS encoding NADH-quinone oxidoreductase subunit I — translated: MSIWGIGILNGLRITMKNMLRGPITVKYPHEKIELPERARWAVQLKLDEDGAHKCTACMACERACPDHIIKIDVTTGEDRSKHIDRWGYELGACMMCGLCVESCSFDAVEMGHDYELATVNVEDLVTALLVDAPAAKPKRKAAAERPAAPAEPAAPAAPVEPAAPTEPADAKEVDGD
- a CDS encoding NADH-quinone oxidoreductase subunit J, with protein sequence MTDTLTLVAFGLLAFACLAGAVGMITARNVVHAAYCLLAVSVAAAGLFALLEARYIALMQVLVYAGAVAILNLFTIMITLRRREDAVRPRDFSWAGLALAVTFFAVVVAAVAGGTVRQSPDPEVFPGILEFGEKLFALDGWVLPFEIASLILTAALVGAVWWSREGEE
- the nuoK gene encoding NADH-quinone oxidoreductase subunit NuoK, with the translated sequence MVLGLEAYLLLAAALFSIGLYGAVSKRGAVQVLMSLELMAVAVDLNLIAFSRFVTPVEMTGQFFTVFVMIVSAAEIGLGLALVLAIFRAARSSEVDSVHELRG